Part of the Quercus lobata isolate SW786 chromosome 6, ValleyOak3.0 Primary Assembly, whole genome shotgun sequence genome, cttttatgtacttggtttccccgtaggcttgagtccgtggaccatgcaaggccttggttctgtccaaaacttataagatttcttttatgtacttggtttacCCATagtcttgagtccgaggaccatgcaaggccttggttctgtccaaaacttataagatttcttttatgtacttggttttcccataggcttgagtccgaggaccatgcaaggccttggttctgtccaaaacttgtgagatttcttttctgtacttggtttccccataggcttgagtccgaggaccaggcaaggccttggttctatccaaaactcgtggtatttcttttctgtacttggtttccccataggcttgagtccgaggaccatgcaaggccttggttctgtcaaaaacttgtgagatttcttttctgtacttgctttccccataggcttgagtccgaggaccatgcaNNNNNNNNNNNNNNNNNNNNNNNNNNNNNNNNNNNNNNNNNNNNNNNNNNNNNNNNNNNNNNNNNNNNNNNNNNNNNNNNNNNNNNNNNNNNNNNNNNNNNNNNNNNNNNNNNNNNNNNNNNNNNNNNNNNNNNNNNNNNNNNNNNNNNNNNNNNNNNNNNNNNNNNNNNNNNNNNNNNNNNNNNNNNNNNNNNNNNNNNNNNNNNNNNNNNNNNNNNNNNNNNNNNNNNNNNNNNNNNNNNNNNNNNNNNNNNNNNNNNNNNNNNNNNNNNNNNNNNNNNNNNNNNNNNNNNNNNNNNNNNNNNNNNNNNNNNNNNNNNNNNNNNNNNNNNNNNNNNNNNNNNNNNNNNNNNNNNNNNNNNNNNNNNNNNNNNNNNNNNNNNNNNNNNNNNNNNNNNNNNNNNNNNNNNNNNNNNNNNNNNNNNNNNNNNNNNNNNNNNNNNNNNNNNNNNNNNNNNNNNNNNNNNNNNNNNNNNNNNNNNNNNNNNNNNNNNNNNNNNNNNNNNNNNNNNNNNNNNNNNNNNNNNNNNNNNNNNNNNNNNNNNNNNNNNNNNNNNNNNNNNNNNNNNNNNNNNNNNNNNNNNNNNNNNNNNNNNNNNNNNNNNNNNNNNNNNNNNNNNNNNNNNNNNNNNNNNNNNNNNNNNNNNNNNNNNNNNNNNNNNNNNNNNNNNNNNNNNNNNNNNNNNNNNNNNNNNNNNNNNNNNNNNNNNNNNNNNNNNNNNNNNNNNNNNNNNNNNNNNNNNNNNNNNNNNNNNNNNNNNNNNNNNNNNNNNNNNNNNNNNNNNNNNNNNNNNNNNNNNNNNNNNNNNNNNNNNNNNNNNNNNNNNNNNNNNNNNNNNNNNNNNNNNNNNNNNNNNNNNNNNNNNNNNNNNNNNNNNNNNNNNNNNNNNNNNNNNNNNNNNNNNNNNNNNNNNNNNNNNNNNNNNNNNNNNNNNNNNNNNNNNNNNNNNNNNNNNNNNNNNNNNNNNNNNNNNNNNNNNNNNNNNNNNNNNNNNNNNNNAAAATAGCATTGATtcagtattaaacaaaacccaaaatacaaaaaagagagagggttATCGAGAAATGTCACTGTGAGAAACTAAGAATGAAAAGATCAAGCCGGTGTGGGGAGGCCAGCGTGTGGAGGTGGCGACAGAGGTCGATTCGTGTGGAGGCGACGGCAGAGGTAGATCGAGGCGGTGGCAAAGGCAGATTCATGCGGAGGCCAACGTGTGAAGGCGGCGGCAGGAGCAGATCGAGGTAGTGGCAAAGACAGATTCGTGTGGAGGCGGCGTAAAGGAAAATTTGCGTGGAAGCCAGCGTGGAGTGGAGGCTGTGAGAGGGATTGGAGTGGAGGCTATGAAAGGAGACTGTGAAAGCTGAGAGGGATTGGAGTGAAGGCTGAGAGTGAGTGTGAGAACTGAGAACATATGGGTTTGTagggtattttttattttatttttttaatttttatagtttaattagATTAAGTTTAATTAGATATATAATTAGTAATTAGTTTAATTATAGTTACTTAATCTaatgataaaatgaaaattgaaaacattaaacGTAAAGGccaaatcatatttaaaaaagaaaggctCAAATgtttttaaacaaaatgaaaagcccaaCTATGTATAGGAGGCCCagatatttataaaatttatattatatataaaatatattataatatgattcaGTTCGGTTCGGTCGGTTTGGTGCATTCAAGCCTACCACCAAACCGAACCGAATAATTTCGGTTTTAAAAAGTCAAAAGCAAAACCGAACCGAACTGAAAATTTGGCAACGGTTCGATCAGTTTCGGCTGGTTTGTTCGGTTTGTCGGTTTTTTACACACCCTTAGTTCAAAGCACGAAGATCAAGGAATTAGTAGTAAAATCACATGGGGGTCAGGTTGGCCATTGGCTAAACTGGTGCACCCTACCCCCAAAATTAGTCACAATACTCTTGGATTTTGGTCGCCGGGTAGGCATGGTTGATTTTATACCCCATATTCCTATGTATTAGGACAAACGTCTCTGTGTTGCTTAATTTCCCAAGAAGTTCTAGGTTAGAATTTCATGTGGTATGAATTTCATTAGGGAGACAAGGCCTGCGTGCTCATGGATTTATCATGCTCTCTTTCTTGGCTATCATTAATCATGTTGGTTTGACCCTGATTCGGGAGCACGGTAATTAAACACCTTATTCACCTCAACTTGGTACTTGGGTTCAAGTCGACGCATTAGTACCAGAGTTGATGGGAGCATAGTGGTTAAGTACCTTATTTAAACATCTAGCATAGAGGTTTAAAGCTCGTTTAATAAGAAATTTCTAGTAACATAGTTtaagttttgtgaaaatatatgtgggtgaaaaaatatgtaaaaatacgCGTTGcggtgtttaaacaacagtttttgttatctaaataaacaaatgcatttcttttttcttttaaaaggaaaagtttagtttagaaattatttttagaaattatttatgggaaaagaaaaaagaaattaacttttttcaaatttttttacatttctaataaaagtagtattaaattttttttttctaaaattgtccATTAACAAATGGTTTATAGGCATCAATTAAttagatcattttttttttaattgacttATGTGCAACTTTGTAGAAAAAAGTGAAcgattataataaaaaaaaaaatcaatatttatcAATGTCTTAGACACTTGTTAACTGAGCCGTTTATTTTATGATCTCTCTTTCACACAACACAAGATGTGCATGTTGAAAGTCTCACatgaacaaaaccctaaagaagTTGAAGAATTAGTATAATATAATAGGACtcaaatctataaatttttaaCCTCTAAATTGTGTTGTGTTCTATATGTTCCATTTAACCTCCAATTAGAGTGCCCTCAAATTATTAATTCCTTAATAGTGTAGTATAGACACACGCCCCTCAGCAATgggttgtgacttgtgagtctTGCGAGCCACCTAACTTTCCCCAACCCATTACCATCACTGAATGGTTTGTTCCACCCAACAAGAGGGGATGGAGCATTGGGAGTGTAGTGTACCTACACTCCCAATGCTCCATCCCCTCTTGTTGGGTGGAACAAACCATTCCTAAATGCAAACTCTACATTAAAGCTGTGAATTCCCTTTACCTAATAGAGACAAGAAACCAGACTCCTCACATGGTCACATTGTGAGTTCCATCAGACCACTCAATTGAATTACATCTAGCAGAATGACTATACCTAGGGATGAGTTTAGACCCAGCCAACCCGGCCCACCCGATCGACCTGACCCAACCTGAAGGGTCTTGGGCGGGTTGAATGGATGCTTTGGTCGGGTTTGGATCCAATATTCGGGTCTGTCTTGGGTTCGGgtccaacccgacccgaccaatctaaaaaaaaacataactaaTGTATTAGACAAGCACGAAACCATGGTTGAGAATCTTGCactatttttagtaaaaatatgatacagacccaagagagagagattcccctcaaaagagagagagagagagatatgtaAATGTGTCTGGTTCTCTAGGCTACTCTATATGTATAGGTTATGTttagtatgtgtttggattCGAATTATAAGTAGTTGCGTTTGCGTTTtctgacttctttttttttttttgttccagccgcactatttgaccaagtcaaccgtgaacagtgcacccgTACaatgttcacggacccacaaatttcacttttcagcaactttttcattaaaaatgggtcccacgatactattcacacatttaaaaattattttgctatagtattttcagtttcaacaaaaataagctcaatccaaacggacccttagtgtagttttttttttttttggttatgctAGAGAAAATAGGACTGTATTTATGATGATAGAAACAAAGgagaaaatgataaagaaaataatacagATTCCACTATTCCATACTCGTTTGTTAGACTTAGCACCTAATTGGGTAATGGAATTTAATATTcttaatttattgtttaaagGGTGTTTTCAACAGTTTTTAATGAGTTTCCATATATTAACTctactatttaatatttttaatagatcTTTTCCGTAATTTTCAATGTCAAGtgttgattttatatatatattttttatttcttatatataaaagcgGCAATGCTGCTACAATGATTTGCCACTGTTCATTCAGTGGTTTTCACTATTTATCTACAGTGAAATTTTCGTGAGgcacttgtcttttttttttttttttttttttttttttttttttaagttttgaacagtagcTACAGTACCAAGCAGCACTATAGTTATAGTAgctacacactttttttttttctttttccttttagtcttccatttgttttatttatttatttatttatttttatttttatttttttatatatattgttatactgacacaacaaatttcacaatatttttataattattgaagtgtcaatttcttataagtcaaaataaaataataaaatatgaaattgtgaccaaccacaactgaaaataaatgttttgtgaaaagtGGCAGTGCCGCTACAGTATTTTAGCAATGTTCATTTAGTGTTTTTGCATTGTTCATCTACAGTGTCATTTTGGTGAgccactttgtttttttttttttttttttttttaaatatttatgtaagctggtatatatattgttatattgacacaacaaatttcataatattttcacaattattgatgtgtcaattttttataagtcgaaataaaataataaaatatgagactgtaaccagccacaactaaaaataaattgtgggGGCCAATTAATTAGGGAGTATTGTTAAAGGCCGTATtaactgggcctatggcccTATCTGAGGACGTTAgaccatccgaggaggcccaaATAAGGCTATGAGTAGAATAAAGTTAAGAGAGGAGTAGAGACAATGTGAGATGGATCCAATAAACGTTCGAGGACAGAAACCTTCTCGGCAACTTGTGTCCGAGGTTAATCTAAGTGCCTTATCATCATAGACTTACTTTGAGGTTACGTCACAACTAAGGATAGGACATTGGACCAGGGATAAGAATAAAAAGGTagacaaatatcttcaaatgctgctacctccgcattaattgtctctcaaccaactctctgaccgcattaatgtggaagtgatgcctgaacagtgatcaagcaaccttacagctactggTTGATGGTTCTAGGAAGTGTTGAATGAGACAGGAAGGAATCCCCCAAATCTAACCTACATGTGTGTGGTAAGGATAACCCGAAGATTGCGgtatataacatggaaagaTGCACTGAGAGGGAGGATTGGAATTCTTATACAATTTCTGTCTTGAAAAAAACCATATGAAACAAATAACTTAGTTTgttttgaggataaatttgaTAATCTTATTTGGGTCAAACCATCTTGAATCGTtaagtttaattgtttttcttctgGGATAAATCTAGTTATTCTATCCAcgttctacaaatttattattaggaCCGTTAGCATTTGAGCCCAATCCGGTTTTGGGATCAATACAATTTCAGTctctacaattggcgccgtctgtgggaagagcttgatcTAAGCCAAAGGAAATTTAGTTACAACGTTCACAATGGAGGAAGCAAGTCCACACCAGGCAGTAGCGGGGCCGCACCAGATAGATGTTGGCCCACACTAAGCAGAATCAAGGGGTTCCCAGCATGGCAATCCGCACCGGAGCCTTGAACGGAGAGAGGGCCGTGAGGGAAGTGTACGCACGACTCATACCAGCAAAAGCCAGTCTCGAGGGAAGAGTCATGTTTCCCATGCAAAGAATGACAGGGACATGCAACGTGAAATTGACGAATTGAAAAGAGAGTTGCGTCACGCACGATGAAGATTTTCCCCACCTAGTTCCGAGCCTTCCTCCAAAGAGACAGATGGTGCTAGTTATAGACGAAAGTCCAGAACTCCGCCCAGTGAGACTTTTTCCTATGAAAAGGAGTATCACCATTGACGTAGGTACAAAAGTCCGCCTCGCAGAGGCTTGGGGAATAACGCCATGAACAAAGCATTAAGCCAAGTTtccaaatcacccttcacaAGGAATATAGAGGATGCGAATCTTCTTCGGTGATTTCATCAATCTACATTCACCCTATATAATGGTCGGACAGACCCGGTAGAACATATTAGCCATTTCAGCCAAAGGATGGCTATCTACTCCAGAgatgaggctttgatgtgcaaggtcTTTCCATCATGTTTGGGCCCGGtggtgatgagatggttcaacgaTTTAAGGGCTAATTCTATCGATTCCTTCAAGAAACTTACCCGGGCTTTTGGCGCTCACTTTATTACTTGtagcagggttcctcggcctttgggGTCCTTGTTGTCTATGTCCATGCGAGAAAGTGAGATTCTTAAAACTTAttcggatagatactgggaaatgtttaatgagataGAAGGAGAGCATGATGATGTGGCTATAAGTACTTTCAAGGCCGGTCTTCCAACCGAGCATGATTTGAGGAAGTCTTTAACTGGTAAACCTGTTATTAGTGTACATTAATTGATGGATCAGATTGACAAGTACAGAAGAGTAAAAGAAGACCAACTtcagggaaaaggaaaggctaaggtaatccctcaggagaggagggattttagGTTGGACCGGTACAACAATAACTGGCCTCGGAAAGACTTTGTTGGGCAGTCAGGTTCTGCCAACACCCAGGCAGTTAATGCTGGGTTTCGGGAGTCGGTGCAATAGGTACTGGAAAAGATCAAGAACGAACCattttttaaatggccaaataagatggtaGGAGAGCCTACAAGACGCAACCAGAATCTCtattgccactatcatcaagatCATGGACACACAACTAAGgattgcaggaatttatggAACCATTTGGAATAACTAGTCCAAGAAGGGAAGTTGAAGCAACACTTGCACCACTCCAGTAGTTAGGTAAGCTAAGCAGGCTCGAAGATGTGGggagatgcttcttcaagactcccCATTGGCACAATAAACGTTATTTTTGCTGCCCCGAGGAGGACTGGCTCTTATCCTTCCAGGGTATTGTCAGTATCTCGATCTCCAGCCGAGGAGTATAGCTCAATGTCTAAAAGAGCTAGGACGGACATCCCATTGGTTTTGGGCTTTTCAGATGAAGACAAAGTAGGAACCATGcagccacatgatgatgctCTGGTGGTCACACTAAGAATTGGCAGGTATGATGTGAGAAGAGTAATGGTTGACCAGGGCAGCGCTGCTGATATAATGTACCATAACTtatacaaggggctaggtttgaagccTGAGCACTTGATAGCTTATAGTTCACCTCTGGTGAGTTTTGAAGGAAGAATGGTCATCCTAAAAGGTCAAATCAGGCTACCTGTGCAGGCCGGTACaaatgtggtggaggtggacttcatcgTTGTAGATGTTTTCTTTCCATACACGGCTATTATAGGCCGACCTTGGCTCCATTCCCTGGGGGCAGTCTCCTCTACCCTACACCAGAAGGTAAAGTACCCATCCGGAGGTCAAGTTTTGGAGATAGTACAAAGTCAGGCTGCAGCCCGGCAATGCCTGGTAGCGGCTATCGAACATCGGCCAGAGGCGGAGACCTCGGCTACTGCCGATAATGGATTATAGCAATTAAAAGCCCTAGCATTACCCTTAAATGGACTGGCCGATGAGGCAAAATGCGAAGATCTAGAGAGGGAAATTCTTGCTAATGATCCAGAGAAATTCTTCCAAGTTGGGGCTAAACTGCCTTCGCGAGAGAAAGAGCAGTTGGTAGAATTCCTCAGAGAAAATGTCaatgtgtttgcatggagtcCATACGAAGCCCCGGGTATAGATCCGAGCTTTATTTGTCATCAACTCAATGTGAATCCTTCCATTGTTCCGAAGAGACAGCCACCTCGGCGACCATCAAAAGAGCACGCCAAAGCCATCAGGAGTGAGGTGGCCAAGCTCAAGCAGGCCAGGGCTATCAAGGAGGTTTTTTTATCCTCAATGGTTAGCCAACatggtggtggtgaagaagaagactaggaagtggcgagtgtgcgtggacttcatgGACCTCAATAAGGCTTGTCCCAAGGATCCTTTTCCTATGCTGAAGATAGAccaattggtggatgcaacagttggtcatcctcggatgagttttttggatgcctttcaaggatatcaccaaataccgctaGCATTGGACGATCAAGAGAATACAGCTTTTGTCACCTCCattggaaactatcattataaagtgatgctCTTTAGTTTGAAAAATGCGGGGTCTACCtatcaacggatgatgactaaaatgttcgaACCACAACTAGGCAGAAACATTGAAGtctatatcgatgatatggttgtgaagagtaaagtggtgtccaAGCATGTGGAAGATCTTACGAGTATTTTTGGAATTCTGAGAAAGCATAAGCTACATCTGAATGCCTCaaagtgttcctttggtgtaggctcCAGAAAgtttttggggtacatggtgactcataggggaattgaggtgaacccaGACCAGATTAAGGCCATTAACGATTTACAAGCACCTCGGAATCCGAAAGAGGTGCAGGAACTAACAGGAATGACTGCTGCTTTGAACCGATTTATTTCCAGGTCAGCGAATAGGTGCAAACCCTTCTTCCGTTTACTGcataaatggaaaggatttgagtggaccAAGGAATGCGCTGTAGCATTTCAGCAGCTGAAATAGTACCTATCTCGGCCACCTATCATGTTTAGCCCTGAGGTGGACGAAGTCCTGTTTGCTTACCTGGCGATTGCCTCTCATGCAGTTAGTTTTGTCTTAATACGAGAGGACAGTGGCGTTCAAAGGCCAGTTTATTACGTAAGTAAGTCACTTCATGAAGCCGAGGTACGATACTTATCGCTAGAAAAGGCCATCTTGGCAGTAGTCCATGCAACTCGCAAGCTCCtgcattactttcaggcgcacacCGTAGTAGTCCTAACTCAGCTACCACTCAAGTCCATACTTAGAAGCACAGATTATACGGGAAGGATTGCTAAGTGGGGCACAATTCTAGGGGCTTTCGACATCAAATACATGAACCACACCTCCATGAAAGGCCAGGTCCTCGCCGATTTAGTAGCCGAGTTCACCGAGCTCCCAAAAGAAGCTGAGATGAAGCAACATGACATGGATGAAAAGTCGGTTAGCCTGATTTCCACACAGGGCGTCTCATCCTGGAAAGTATATGTGGACGGCGCAGTAAATCAACGAGGAGcaggagtggggctagttctagTATCCCCC contains:
- the LOC115949703 gene encoding uncharacterized protein LOC115949703 — protein: MSKRARTDIPLVLGFSDEDKVGTMQPHDDALVVTLRIGRYDVRRVMVDQGSAADIMYHNLYKGLGLKPEHLIAYSSPLVSFEGRMVILKGQIRLPVQAGTNVVEVDFIVVDVFFPYTAIIGRPWLHSLGAVSSTLHQKVKYPSGGQVLEIVQSQAAARQCLVAAIEHRPEAETSATADNGL